The DNA window CTGGCTTAGCCCGCTCCGGTTCTCGCAGGCGTCGCCATCCGACTCGCACCAGTAGAATTTCCCGCCGCGCATCCCACGACAGCCATCTCAATGCCCCAACCTCCAAGCCCATCCCGCTTTTCCTTTGCGCGGCCGTGATGCGTGCCGTATGACGGGCGCCGGTATTTTCGAGGCGTTCTCTCATGTCCGATACATTTCTCGCGCCTGTTCCTCGCAGTGGCATCCTCGACATCGACCTCTATGTTCCCGGCGGGTCGAAGGCGGCTGTGGGTAAGAAGCTCTACAAGCTGTCTTCCAACGAGACGCCGCTAGGGCCGAGCCCGAAGGCTGTGGAAGCCTATGGGCGGGTGGCGAGCAAGCTGGAACTCTATCCCGACGGCTCGTCGACCGAGCTCCGACAGTCCATCGCCGAGACCCACGGCCTCAACGTTGACCGCGTCATCTGCGGCAACGGCTCGGACGAACTGCTGCATCTGCTCGCCGAGTGCTATCTGTCGCCCGGTGACGAGGCGATTTATTCCGAGCACGGCTTCCTAGTTTATCGCATTTCCATCCTTGCCGCCGGCGCGACGCCGGTGGTGGCGAACGAGACCGCCTACACCACCGACGTCGATGCCATTCTCGCCGCCGTGACGCCGCGGACGCGCATGGTGTTCCTCGCCAATCCGAACAACCCCACCGGCACCTACATTCCCATGTCCGAGGTGCGGCGGCTGCATGCCGGGTTGCCGGGCAACGTGCTTCTGGTGCTCGACGCCGCCTATGCCGAATATGTCCGCCGCAACGATTATGAGAGTGGTGTCGAGCTGGTCGCGTCGGCCGACAATGTGGTGATGACGCGCACCTTCTCGAAGATCCACGGGCTCGCGGCGCTTCGCATCGGCTGGCTCTACGGCCCCAAGGCCATCGTGGACGTGCTGGAGCGGGTGCGCGGACCGTTCAATCTCAACGCGGCGGCCATCACCGCCGGTGCCACCGCCATGCGCGACCGCGCCTTCGTCGAGGCGGCGGTCGAGCATAACCTTCGCTGGAGCGCCTGGCTGTCCGCCGAACTCGGCACGCTCGGCCTGACGGTAACCCCCTCGGTCGCCAACTTTCTGCTGGTTCATTTTCCTGAGACTGGGAAGACGGCCGATGCCGCCGACAAGGCTCTGCTCGCCGAAGGCGTCGTGGTGCGCAAGGTGGGGGGCTACGGGCTGCCCAACGCTCTGCGGGTGACCGTGGGCTCTGAAGAAGCCTGTCGCTGCCTCGTCGAGGTCCTGACGATTTTCATGAAGGCATCGGCATGAGCGATACCCTGTTTCCTCGCCTCGCCATCATCGGCATCGGCTTGATCGGTTCGTCGATCGCCCGGGCGGCCCGTCTCAACGGTCTCGTGGATGAAATCGCCATC is part of the Pleomorphomonas sp. PLEO genome and encodes:
- the hisC gene encoding histidinol-phosphate transaminase, with product MSDTFLAPVPRSGILDIDLYVPGGSKAAVGKKLYKLSSNETPLGPSPKAVEAYGRVASKLELYPDGSSTELRQSIAETHGLNVDRVICGNGSDELLHLLAECYLSPGDEAIYSEHGFLVYRISILAAGATPVVANETAYTTDVDAILAAVTPRTRMVFLANPNNPTGTYIPMSEVRRLHAGLPGNVLLVLDAAYAEYVRRNDYESGVELVASADNVVMTRTFSKIHGLAALRIGWLYGPKAIVDVLERVRGPFNLNAAAITAGATAMRDRAFVEAAVEHNLRWSAWLSAELGTLGLTVTPSVANFLLVHFPETGKTADAADKALLAEGVVVRKVGGYGLPNALRVTVGSEEACRCLVEVLTIFMKASA